In Monodelphis domestica isolate mMonDom1 chromosome 3, mMonDom1.pri, whole genome shotgun sequence, the following proteins share a genomic window:
- the ABRA gene encoding actin-binding Rho-activating protein, with amino-acid sequence MAPEEKPREKPAQRAIKKIRTASLVISLARGWQQWANENSTRQAQEPSGWLPGGDKEKDDSPKESGTTKSLEPFPEKPGMRGGGQRCVLAKPFSNGDRECLSPLADDEPGEAHIKRKEVTKTVVNKVYERGGDISLLSHRYESDGADPGSWQEGKDVDHIDKILNSHSSPTRRRKCLNLVSELTKGWKEIEQEEPTSRSDSIDTEDSGYGGDSEERLEQDCSKQEGDHVTAARIKRALPSQASRFAENLSSKAQRKYSQVNSLKGRWQKWADEHVQTQKLNPFSEEFDHELAMSTRLHKGDEGYGRPKEGTKTAERAKRAEEHIYREIMDLCFVIRTMARHRRDGKIQVTFGELFDRYVRISDKVVGILMRARKHGLVHFEGEMLWQGRDDNVVITLLQ; translated from the exons ATGGCCCCTGAAGAAAAGCCAAGGGAGAAGCCGgctcaaagggcaataaagaAGATCAGGACAGCGTCTCTGGTTATTAGCTTAGCTCGAGGCTGGCAGCAATGGGCCAATGAGAATAGCACGAGGCAAGCCCAAGAACCTTCGGGGTGGCTGCCTGGTGGGGATAAGGAGAAAGATGATTCACCCAAAGAGAGCGGCACCACGAAATCATTAGAGCCTTTCCCAGAGAAGCCAGGTATGAGAGGCGGAGGTCAGAGGTGTGTGTTGGCAAAGCCATTTTCAAATGGAGACAGAGAGTGTCTAAGCCCTCTTGCAGACGATGAACCTGGGGAGGCTcacattaaaaggaaagaagtcacCAAAACAGTGGTCAACAAAGTCTATGAGCGAGGTGGGGACATAAGCCTTCTCAGCCACAGATACGAGAGTGATGGGGCTGACCCTGGGTCGTGGCAGGAGGGGAAAGACGTGGACCACATTGACAAGATCTTGAACAGCCATTCTTCCCCAACCAGGAGGAGGAAGTGCTTGAACCTGGTGTCAGAACTGACCAAAGGCTGGAAAGAGATAGAGCAAGAAGAGCCCACAAGCCGCAGTGACAGCATAGACACTGAAGACAGCGGCTACGGAGGGGATTCCGAAGAGCGGCTGGAGCAGGACTGCAGCAAGCAAGAAGGAGATCACGTGACTGCAGCCAGGATTAAAAGAGCCCTGCCTTCCCA GGCAAGCCGGTTTGCAGAAAATCTCAGCAGCAAGGCCCAGAGGAAATACAGCCAAGTGAACAGCTTGAAGGGAAGATGGCAAAAATGGGCTGATGAGCATGTGCAGACTCAAAAACTGAATCCCTTCAGTGAAGAGTTTGATCATGAGTTGGCTATGTCCACCCGCCTGCACAAAGGGGACGAGGGCTATGGACGCCCCAAAGAGGGAACAAAAACGGCTGAACGGGCCAAGCGAGCCGAAGAACACATCTACAGGGAAATCATGGATCTGTGCTTTGTGATCCGAACAATGGCTCGCCACCGACGAGATGGCAAAATCCAAGTCACTTTTGGAGAACTCTTTGATAGATATGTACGGATTTCTGACAAGGTGGTGGGCATTCTTATGAGAGCCAGGAAACACGGACTCGTCCACTTTGAAGGAGAAATGCTGTGGCAAGGCAGAGACGACAATGTGGTGATTACACTCCTACAATGA